In the genome of Natronorubrum daqingense, the window CGAGGACGCCGCTGACATCCGGGAAGCGATCGACGACTACGGCGCGCCGGTGATGCTCAAGGCCCGAACGGGCGGCTACGACGGCCGCGGCAACGTCCCCGTCGAGTCGAAAGACGAGGCTGCGGAGGCCCTCGAGTCCGTCGCCGGCCCCGCGATGGTCGAGGCGTTCGTCGAGTTCGAGCGCGAAGTGTCCGTCATCGCGGTGAAGGGTGAGGACGACGTCGCAACCTTCCCACTCGGGGAGAACGTACACGTCGACGAGGTGCTCCGAGAAACGATCGTTCCCGCGCGCTCGAGCGCGGACGCGACCGAACGCGCATACGAAGTCGCGCGGGACGTCCTCGAAGTGATGGACGGCCGCGGCGTCTACGGCATCGAACTGTTCGAGACGAGCGAGTCGGCGCGCGCTGACGGTGACTCGGGTGAGAACCGAGCGGGCGGCGGCGAAATTTTGCTCAACGAGATCGCACCGCGCCCGCACAATTCGGGCCACTGGACGATCGAAGGGACCCATCACTCCCAGTTCGAACAACACCTCCGCGCGGTGTTGGGGTGGCCCCTCGGTGAAACCCAACTTCGCTCGCCGACCGTACTCACGAACCTGCTGGCCGACGTCGAAGACGAACGGACGGCGCAACTGCGCGATATTGATTCGGTGCTCGAGACGCCCGACGCGCACCTCCACTGGTACGGCAAGGAGCAAGCCCGTCCGCTCCGGAAGATGGGGCACGTGACGGTGTCGGGTCGCGAGGAAGACGCCGACATCGAGGCCTTGCTCGAGACCGCGCGCGACCTCGAGGACGGACTCACGTTCCGACCCGAGTGACGAATCGCGCGACGTTTACCACCGTTTGAAGTCACCCGCCCGACGACTCTCGAGTATGAGCGACAGCGTGAGCGACCTGATCGATCGGTTACACCGCGAGGCCGGACAGGACCTCCCGGACGAGGAGACACCCGACGTCGGCATCGTCATGGGAAGCGACTCGGATCTCACGGTCATGTCCACCGGCGGCGACCGCCGCGGGGCGTACGACGCCTTCGTCGACGAACTCGGCTTCGTCGAACAGACCGACTACGACGAGCCACCCGAGGAACGGTTCACGTTCGAGACGTCCGTCACCTCCGCCCACCGAACTCCCGACCTGATGGCGGCCTACGCGGAGACGGCCGAAGATCGCGGCCTCGAGGTGCTCATCGCCGGTGCGGGCGGCAAGTCGGCAGACCTGCCGAACATGACCGCGTCGATCGCCTATCCGCTGCCGGTGATCGGCGTCCCGGTCCAGGAGAAGTCGGTCGATAGCGTCATCGGGATGCCGACCGGTGCCCCACTCGTCGCCGTCGACGCGGGCAAATCGTTCAACGCTGCCCTCTCGGCCGCCCAGATTCTCGCGCGACAACACGACGAGGTTCGCGAGCGCCTCGTCTCCTACCACGACGACCTGCGAGCGGGTGTCGGGGACGTCTCTCGAGAACTTCACGACGAGGGAACCGTCTCCTTCTCGAATAAGTGAGTGGATGAGTGGATAAACCGGTCAGTAAGTGGGAGAGTACGCGAGTAACCACGGTTGCGGATCGGGCGACTCGAATCGGAAGTAAGTGCTCGACCGTCGCGGCGAATTGTAGTGCAGCCGAATCGATCATTCGTCCGATTGTTACTGATGGGATCGCGTTCTTCTCACCGTCGAACCCGCCGCAGTCCCGTGGTTTCTTCGCCGTCGTGATCTTCGTCCGACGGTTCGTTCGATCTTGAAACGTGAATATATTGTATAAGGGGATAAGTCAATTTCGCGTCAGATCGCAGAAGTCGGGGATGTAGCCCGTCTGCGGCCCCTAAACGAACAATCAACCCTTATATGCGTGCGGTCTGAATCTCCGAACGTTATCGAGATGAACGATTGGATCGCTATCGGGGCACTGGCGCTCGTGGGGCTGTTGATACCATTTGGCATGATGGTGGTCTCAGCACTCCTGCGACCGTCGGTTCCCGAAACGAGTAAGCGTGCCACCTACGAGAGTGGCGAGATTCCCACCGGCGGAACGCGCATTCGCTTTAACATCCAGTACTACATGGTTGCGCTACTGTTCGTGGTCTTCGATATCGAGACCGTTCTCTTGTTCCCCTGGGCGGTCGTCTACCAGGATGCGCTGGCCGCGCCGGAGTACGGGCTTCTCGAGGCGCTGGGTCCGATGTTGCTGTTCGTCGCTATCCTCCTCGTCGGACTCGCGTGGGCGTGGCGCACCGGTGCGGTACAGTGGGCACAGACACCTCGTCAGGCAGCGTCTGAGAGTGACCGACAATGAGTAGTAACAATCCACGGCAATCGATCTACGACAGTACCGACCCGTCGACGGATACCCGCGACTCGCGGATCGGTGAGGGTCCCGACAACCGGTTCAACTCGAAACTTCGAGAGGCTTTCGGCGCGTCGCCGTTCATCCTCACGAAGTTCGACCAGTTCATGAACTGGGTCCGCGGAAACTCGATGTTCATGCTGCAGTTCGGGATCGCCTGTTGCAGCATCGAGATGATCCACACGTACGCGATCAGACACGACATCGATCGCTACGGTGCCGGTGTGCCACGCGCCTCGCCGCGCCAGGCCGACGTGATGATCGTTCCCGGAACGATCGTCTCGAAGTTCGGCCCGCGCATGAAGCGCGTCTACGACCAGATGCCCGAGCCAAAGTTCGTCGTCGGCATGGGCTCGTGTACGATCTCCGGCGGCCCGTTCCAAGAAGGGTACAACGTCGTCAAGGGTGCCGAGGAGATCATCCCCGTCGACATCCACGTTCCCGGCTGCCCGCCACGACCCGAAGCGCTGATCTACGGGGTGTTGAAGCTTCAAGAACGAATTCAAAACGGCGAATCCTCGCCGGTCGTCGTCAAACCCTACGAACTCGAGCAATTCGGCGACTTGCCGAAGGACGAACTCGTCCAGAAACTCGCAAACGACATCGACGAGGAGGACCTCGTCATGCGCTACAACTGGGCTGATTCGCCATGAGCACGGGACTCGAGCGACAGTCGTCGGTCGAAGTGACGGAATCGGACCTCGAGGCAGTAATCGGTGATCGCGCGCTCGCGCGTGACGACCACCTGAACGCACCGGGATTCGTCATTCGTCCGAACGACGTCGAGGACGTGCTGACGGACCTACGTGACCAAGCGGGCTTCGACCACTGTTCGTGTCTGACCGCACAGCAGTACGAAGATCGCTACGAGTCGATCTATCACCTGAAGAAGTACGCCGATCCAACGCAGGAAGTCTCGATCGTCGTGCCGACGCCGACGGACGACCCCGTCAGCGAGTCGGCCGCGTCGGTCTACCGGACGGCAGATTGGCACGAACGGGAAGCGTTCGACCTCGTGGGAATCGACTACGAGGGCCACCCCGACCCCCGACGAATCTTGCTGCCTGAAACTTGGCAGGGACACCCACTCTCCAAGGGATACAATCAGGAGAAGCCACAGGTGGTAACGCTCGCCGAACACGAGAACCCGATTCAGCCGGATCATCACGAGGCCGAATCGGACACGATGTTCCTGAACATCGGGCCACACCACCCGGCGACACACGGCGTGTTACACGTCAAAGCGGTGCTCGACGGCGAAACGATCGTCGACATCGACCCCGACATCGGCTACCTTCATCGCTGTGAGGAGCAGATGTGCCAGCAGGGAACCTACCGCCACCAGATCATGCCCTATCCGGACCGCTGGGACTACGTCTCCGCGGGGCTGTTGAACGAGTGGGCGTACGCGCGCGCAGCGGAGGATCTGGCGGACATCGAAGTGCCCGAGTACGCACAGATCATCCGCACGATGGGTGCCGAGTTGTGTCGGATCGCGTCACACATGCTCGCGCTCGGAACCTTCTGTCTCGACGTCTACGGCGACTTCAACGCCGTCTTCCAGTACGCCTTCCGCGACCGAGAAGTCGTCCAGGATATTCTGGAGGACCTCACCGGTCAACGGCTGATGTTCAACTACTTCCGTCTGGGCGGCGTCGCCTGGGACCTCCCCGAACCTCGCGAGGAGTTCATCGAGAAGACGCGGGACTTCCTCGACGAACTGCCCGCGAAAATCGACGAGTACAACGACCTCGTCACCGGAAACGAAATCTTCCAGATTCGCTGCAACGACACGGGCATCTTAGAGCCCAGCGTGGCCAAAGACTACGGCTGTACCGGCCCCGTCGCCCGGGGATCGGGCATCGACTACGACCTCCGACGCGACGACCCCTACGGCTACTACCCCGAACTGGACTGGGACGTCGTCACCAAGGACGGCTGTGACAACTACAGCCGCGTCCTCGTGCGCATGCAGGAAGTCGAGGAGTCCGCGAAGATCATCGAGCAGTGTCTCGATTTGCTCGAGGAGTGGCCGGAAGACGACCGGGAGGTACAGGCGAACGTCCCGCGAACGTTGAAACCCGACGCGGACACGGAAGTCTATCGCGCCGTCGAAGGGGCGAAGGGGGAACTCGGGATCTACATCCGATCGGACGGGACGGACAAGCCTGGCCGGTTCAAGATCCGCAGTCCGTGTTTCCACAACCTCTCGGCGCTCGGCGAGATGACCGAAGGGGAGTACATCCCCGATCTGATCGCCTCGCTCGGTAGTCTCGACATCGTTCTCGGCGAGGTGGACCGGTAAGGATGGTAGCCGAACTCACCACCGCGCCGCTCCAGAACGACGAACCGGTCTTGCTCCCCGAGCGAATCGGGGACTTGACGGGACTCGATGGACTCGGCGT includes:
- a CDS encoding 5-(carboxyamino)imidazole ribonucleotide synthase, whose translation is MTTLETPGPTVGVVGGGQLGRMLGEAAAPLGIEVIVLDPTPECPAAPVVSDQLVAGFDDEEAIRDLASRVDVLTFEIELADQDVLERVEAETGTPVHPKPATLRTIHDKLVQKRELEDAGIPVPPFREVEDAADIREAIDDYGAPVMLKARTGGYDGRGNVPVESKDEAAEALESVAGPAMVEAFVEFEREVSVIAVKGEDDVATFPLGENVHVDEVLRETIVPARSSADATERAYEVARDVLEVMDGRGVYGIELFETSESARADGDSGENRAGGGEILLNEIAPRPHNSGHWTIEGTHHSQFEQHLRAVLGWPLGETQLRSPTVLTNLLADVEDERTAQLRDIDSVLETPDAHLHWYGKEQARPLRKMGHVTVSGREEDADIEALLETARDLEDGLTFRPE
- a CDS encoding AIR carboxylase family protein, whose protein sequence is MSDSVSDLIDRLHREAGQDLPDEETPDVGIVMGSDSDLTVMSTGGDRRGAYDAFVDELGFVEQTDYDEPPEERFTFETSVTSAHRTPDLMAAYAETAEDRGLEVLIAGAGGKSADLPNMTASIAYPLPVIGVPVQEKSVDSVIGMPTGAPLVAVDAGKSFNAALSAAQILARQHDEVRERLVSYHDDLRAGVGDVSRELHDEGTVSFSNK
- a CDS encoding NADH-quinone oxidoreductase subunit A, with protein sequence MNDWIAIGALALVGLLIPFGMMVVSALLRPSVPETSKRATYESGEIPTGGTRIRFNIQYYMVALLFVVFDIETVLLFPWAVVYQDALAAPEYGLLEALGPMLLFVAILLVGLAWAWRTGAVQWAQTPRQAASESDRQ
- a CDS encoding NADH-quinone oxidoreductase subunit B is translated as MSSNNPRQSIYDSTDPSTDTRDSRIGEGPDNRFNSKLREAFGASPFILTKFDQFMNWVRGNSMFMLQFGIACCSIEMIHTYAIRHDIDRYGAGVPRASPRQADVMIVPGTIVSKFGPRMKRVYDQMPEPKFVVGMGSCTISGGPFQEGYNVVKGAEEIIPVDIHVPGCPPRPEALIYGVLKLQERIQNGESSPVVVKPYELEQFGDLPKDELVQKLANDIDEEDLVMRYNWADSP
- a CDS encoding NADH-quinone oxidoreductase subunit D, which gives rise to MSTGLERQSSVEVTESDLEAVIGDRALARDDHLNAPGFVIRPNDVEDVLTDLRDQAGFDHCSCLTAQQYEDRYESIYHLKKYADPTQEVSIVVPTPTDDPVSESAASVYRTADWHEREAFDLVGIDYEGHPDPRRILLPETWQGHPLSKGYNQEKPQVVTLAEHENPIQPDHHEAESDTMFLNIGPHHPATHGVLHVKAVLDGETIVDIDPDIGYLHRCEEQMCQQGTYRHQIMPYPDRWDYVSAGLLNEWAYARAAEDLADIEVPEYAQIIRTMGAELCRIASHMLALGTFCLDVYGDFNAVFQYAFRDREVVQDILEDLTGQRLMFNYFRLGGVAWDLPEPREEFIEKTRDFLDELPAKIDEYNDLVTGNEIFQIRCNDTGILEPSVAKDYGCTGPVARGSGIDYDLRRDDPYGYYPELDWDVVTKDGCDNYSRVLVRMQEVEESAKIIEQCLDLLEEWPEDDREVQANVPRTLKPDADTEVYRAVEGAKGELGIYIRSDGTDKPGRFKIRSPCFHNLSALGEMTEGEYIPDLIASLGSLDIVLGEVDR